From the Streptomyces syringium genome, one window contains:
- a CDS encoding PucR family transcriptional regulator yields the protein MPEPAANTPHPHSATLRRLEKSSGTLAAAAIARMDAQLPWYRAMPPENRSWIGLVAQAGIAAFTEWFRHPETPQAISTDVFGTAPRELTRAITLRQTVEMVRTTIEVMESAIDEVAAPGDESVLREALLVYAREIAFATAQVYAQAAEARGAWDARLESLVVNAVLSGEADEGALSRAAALGWNSPAHVCVVLGTAPNGDSELTVEAIRRASRHAKLQVLTGVLGDRLVVIAGGSDNPLQTAKALIGPFAAGPVVAGPVVSDLLAATRSAQAAAAGLKACAAWPDAPRPVLADDLLPERAMAGDANAREQLVEEIYRPLEEAGSALLETLSVYLEQASSLEGAARMLFVHPNTVRYRLRRVTDVTGWSPSDVRSAFTLRVALILGRLADAESQS from the coding sequence GTGCCTGAACCCGCCGCTAACACCCCGCATCCGCACAGCGCCACCCTCCGCCGCCTGGAGAAGTCTTCCGGCACTCTGGCCGCCGCCGCCATCGCCCGCATGGATGCCCAGCTGCCGTGGTACCGGGCCATGCCCCCGGAGAACCGGTCCTGGATCGGCCTGGTCGCCCAGGCCGGCATCGCGGCTTTCACGGAGTGGTTCCGGCATCCGGAGACTCCGCAGGCGATCAGCACGGATGTCTTCGGGACGGCTCCCCGGGAGCTGACCCGGGCGATCACGCTGCGCCAGACCGTGGAGATGGTCCGCACGACCATCGAGGTCATGGAGTCGGCCATCGACGAGGTGGCGGCCCCGGGCGACGAGTCGGTGCTGCGCGAGGCGCTGCTCGTCTACGCCCGCGAGATCGCCTTCGCCACGGCCCAGGTGTACGCGCAGGCCGCCGAGGCACGCGGCGCGTGGGACGCCCGGCTGGAATCGCTGGTGGTCAACGCCGTGCTCTCGGGCGAGGCCGACGAGGGGGCGCTCTCCCGCGCCGCCGCCCTGGGCTGGAATTCGCCCGCGCACGTCTGCGTGGTGCTGGGCACCGCCCCCAACGGTGACAGCGAGCTGACGGTCGAGGCGATCCGCCGGGCCTCGCGGCACGCGAAGCTCCAGGTGCTGACGGGGGTGCTCGGGGACCGGCTGGTGGTGATCGCGGGCGGCTCGGACAATCCGCTGCAGACGGCGAAGGCGCTGATCGGCCCCTTCGCGGCCGGGCCCGTGGTGGCCGGACCGGTGGTCTCCGACCTGCTGGCCGCGACGCGCTCCGCGCAGGCCGCGGCCGCCGGGCTCAAGGCGTGCGCGGCCTGGCCGGACGCGCCCCGGCCGGTACTGGCCGATGATCTTCTGCCGGAGCGGGCGATGGCCGGTGACGCGAACGCCCGTGAGCAGCTGGTGGAGGAGATCTACAGACCGTTGGAGGAAGCGGGCTCCGCGCTGCTGGAGACGCTGAGCGTGTACCTGGAGCAGGCGAGCAGCCTGGAGGGCGCGGCACGGATGTTGTTCGTCCACCCAAACACCGTGCGATACCGCCTTCGACGTGTGACGGACGTCACCGGATGGTCACCCTCCGATGTGCGCTCCGCCTTTACCCTGCGGGTGGCGCTGATCCTGGGGCGTCTGGCCGACGCGGAGTCGCAGTCTTAG
- a CDS encoding ACP S-malonyltransferase produces the protein MLVLVAPGQGAQTPGFLTPWLDLPGAEDRLREWSAAIDLDLVHYGTNADADEIRDTAVAQPLLVAAALVSAGQLFPAPGDFTRLVGAAAGHSVGELAAAALTGVLSEHAAMTLVRRRGLAMAEAATAAETGMSALLGGEPEVVLPHLEKLGLIPANVNGAGQIVAAGTLEQLAALAEDKPEGTRRVVPLKVAGAFHTPHMAPAVTALESAVSELTVTDPHTVYVSNKDGRTVATGQEVVSRLVGQVANPVRWDLCMDTFKELGVTAIIEVAPGGTLVGLAKRALPGVKTLALKTPDDLDAARALIAEHTAAAETPAE, from the coding sequence GTGCTCGTACTCGTCGCTCCCGGCCAGGGCGCTCAGACGCCCGGCTTCCTGACCCCCTGGCTCGACCTCCCCGGCGCGGAAGACCGCCTCCGGGAGTGGTCGGCTGCCATCGACCTGGACCTGGTCCACTACGGCACGAACGCCGACGCGGACGAGATCCGCGACACCGCGGTGGCCCAGCCGCTGCTGGTCGCGGCGGCCCTGGTCTCCGCGGGTCAGCTGTTCCCGGCGCCCGGGGACTTCACGCGCCTCGTCGGCGCCGCCGCCGGCCACAGCGTCGGCGAGCTGGCCGCCGCGGCGCTCACCGGCGTGCTGTCCGAGCACGCCGCCATGACGCTCGTACGACGCCGCGGCCTGGCCATGGCCGAGGCGGCGACGGCCGCCGAGACCGGCATGTCCGCCCTGCTGGGCGGTGAGCCCGAGGTGGTCCTGCCGCATCTGGAGAAGCTCGGCCTGATCCCCGCGAACGTCAACGGCGCGGGTCAGATCGTGGCCGCCGGCACCCTGGAGCAGCTGGCGGCACTGGCCGAGGACAAGCCCGAGGGCACCCGGCGGGTCGTCCCGCTGAAGGTGGCCGGCGCGTTCCACACGCCGCACATGGCCCCGGCCGTCACCGCGCTGGAGTCGGCGGTCTCGGAGCTGACCGTCACCGATCCGCACACGGTCTACGTCTCCAACAAGGACGGCCGGACCGTGGCCACCGGCCAGGAGGTCGTCTCCCGGCTCGTCGGCCAGGTGGCCAACCCGGTCCGCTGGGACCTGTGCATGGATACCTTCAAGGAGCTGGGCGTCACGGCGATCATCGAGGTTGCCCCGGGCGGCACCCTCGTGGGCCTCGCCAAGCGCGCCCTGCCCGGTGTGAAGACTCTCGCTCTCAAGACCCCGGACGACCTCGACGCCGCCCGTGCGCTGATCGCCGAGCACACCGCCGCCGCCGAGACCCCGGCCGAATAA
- a CDS encoding ketoacyl-ACP synthase III, producing the protein MTAKIKPAKGTPYARILGVGGYRPVRVVPNEEILKHIDSSDEWIRSRSGIATRHWAGPEETVAAMSVEAAGKAIANSGITPEQIGGVIVSTVSHFKQTPAIATEIAHKIGAGKPAAFDISAGCAGFGYGLTLAKGMVTDGSAEYVLVIGVERLSDLTDLEDRSTAFLFGDGAGAVVVGPSKEPAIGPTVWGSEGDKADTIKQTIAWDAYREETEVRFPALTQEGQAVFRWAVFEMAKVAQQALDDAGVSPEDLDVFIPHQANMRIIDSMVKTLKLPDTVTVARDVETTGNTSAASIPLAMERLLATGAAKSGDTALVIGFGAGLVYAATVVTLP; encoded by the coding sequence ATGACCGCGAAGATCAAGCCCGCCAAGGGCACCCCGTACGCGCGCATCCTCGGCGTCGGCGGCTACCGTCCGGTCCGGGTGGTGCCCAATGAGGAGATCCTCAAGCACATCGACTCGTCCGACGAGTGGATCCGCTCGCGCTCCGGCATCGCCACCCGTCACTGGGCCGGCCCGGAGGAGACCGTGGCCGCGATGTCGGTCGAGGCCGCGGGCAAGGCCATCGCCAACTCCGGCATCACCCCCGAGCAGATCGGCGGCGTGATCGTCTCGACGGTGTCGCACTTCAAGCAGACCCCGGCGATCGCGACCGAGATCGCGCACAAGATCGGGGCGGGCAAGCCCGCCGCATTCGACATCTCCGCCGGCTGCGCGGGCTTCGGCTACGGCCTGACCCTCGCCAAGGGCATGGTCACCGACGGCAGCGCCGAATACGTGCTGGTCATCGGTGTCGAGCGACTTTCGGACCTGACCGACCTGGAGGACCGTTCCACGGCCTTCCTGTTCGGTGACGGCGCGGGCGCCGTCGTCGTCGGCCCCTCGAAGGAGCCGGCGATCGGCCCGACCGTGTGGGGCTCCGAGGGCGACAAGGCCGACACCATCAAGCAGACCATCGCCTGGGACGCCTACCGCGAGGAGACCGAGGTACGCTTCCCGGCTCTCACCCAGGAGGGCCAGGCGGTCTTCCGCTGGGCCGTCTTCGAGATGGCGAAGGTCGCCCAGCAGGCGCTGGACGACGCCGGCGTCAGCCCGGAGGACCTGGACGTCTTCATCCCGCACCAGGCCAACATGCGGATCATCGACTCGATGGTCAAGACGCTGAAGCTGCCGGACACCGTCACGGTCGCCCGCGACGTGGAGACCACGGGCAACACCTCCGCGGCCTCCATTCCGCTGGCCATGGAGCGGCTCCTGGCGACAGGAGCGGCGAAGAGCGGGGACACCGCGCTCGTCATCGGATTCGGGGCGGGTCTCGTGTACGCCGCGACGGTCGTTACCCTCCCCTAG
- a CDS encoding acyl carrier protein produces the protein MAATQEEILKGLAEIVNEIAGIPVEDVQLDKSFTDDLDVDSLSMVEVVVAAEERFDVKIPDEDVKHLKTVGDAADYILKHQD, from the coding sequence ATGGCCGCCACTCAGGAAGAGATCCTCAAGGGTCTCGCGGAGATCGTCAACGAGATCGCCGGCATCCCCGTCGAGGACGTCCAGCTGGACAAGTCCTTCACCGACGACCTGGACGTCGACTCGCTGTCCATGGTCGAGGTCGTCGTTGCCGCCGAGGAGCGCTTCGACGTGAAGATCCCCGACGAGGACGTCAAGCACCTCAAGACCGTCGGTGACGCTGCCGACTACATCCTGAAGCACCAGGACTGA
- the fabF gene encoding beta-ketoacyl-ACP synthase II, whose product MNSTNRTVVVTGIGATTPLGGDSASTWEGLLAGRSGVKPLVGERFADLPVRIAARVAVDPEDVLPRPLTRKLDRSAQFALIAAREAWADAGFTAKAGDDASIAPERLGTVIASGIGGVTTLLDQYDVLKEKGVRRVSPHTVPMLMPNSPSANVGLEVGAQAGVHTPVSACASGAEAIGYAVEMIRTGRADVVVAGGTEAAIHPLPIVAFANMMAMSKNNDEPEKASRPYDKGRDGFVLGEGAGVVILESAEHAAKRGARVYCEVLGQGLSADSHHIAQPEPTGRGIAAALQNLLDSTDLKPSEVVHLNAHATSTPQGDAAEVKALRKILGDDLDHVAISATKSMTGHLLGGAGGIETVATVLALYHRMAPPTINIEEMDEDIDADVVRGEPRPLPEGSIAAINNSFGFGGHNVVLALRSV is encoded by the coding sequence GTGAACTCGACCAATCGCACCGTGGTCGTCACCGGTATCGGCGCAACCACACCGCTGGGTGGCGACAGCGCATCGACCTGGGAAGGGCTGCTCGCCGGGCGTTCCGGCGTCAAGCCCCTGGTGGGTGAGCGCTTCGCCGACCTCCCGGTCCGTATCGCCGCCCGGGTGGCCGTCGACCCCGAGGACGTCCTGCCCCGCCCGCTCACCCGCAAGCTGGACCGGTCGGCGCAGTTCGCGCTGATCGCCGCGCGTGAGGCGTGGGCCGACGCGGGCTTCACCGCCAAGGCCGGTGACGACGCCTCCATCGCCCCCGAGCGGCTCGGCACGGTCATCGCCTCCGGCATCGGCGGCGTGACCACCCTGCTCGACCAGTACGACGTGCTCAAGGAGAAGGGCGTCCGCCGCGTCTCCCCGCACACCGTGCCGATGCTGATGCCCAACAGCCCGTCCGCCAACGTCGGCCTGGAGGTGGGCGCCCAGGCGGGTGTGCACACCCCGGTCAGCGCCTGCGCGTCCGGCGCCGAGGCGATCGGCTACGCCGTCGAGATGATCCGCACCGGCCGTGCCGACGTGGTCGTCGCCGGCGGCACCGAGGCGGCCATCCACCCCCTCCCCATCGTGGCGTTCGCCAACATGATGGCAATGTCGAAGAACAACGACGAGCCCGAGAAGGCTTCCCGCCCGTACGACAAGGGCCGGGACGGCTTCGTCCTCGGCGAGGGCGCGGGCGTCGTCATCCTGGAGTCGGCCGAGCACGCCGCGAAGCGCGGCGCCCGGGTCTACTGCGAGGTGCTGGGCCAGGGTCTGTCCGCGGACAGCCACCACATCGCGCAGCCCGAGCCGACGGGCCGCGGCATCGCCGCCGCCCTGCAGAACCTGCTGGACTCCACCGACCTCAAGCCGTCGGAGGTCGTCCACCTCAACGCGCACGCCACGTCCACCCCGCAGGGTGACGCGGCCGAGGTCAAGGCGCTCCGCAAGATCCTCGGTGACGACCTCGACCACGTCGCGATCTCCGCGACCAAGTCGATGACCGGTCACCTGCTCGGTGGCGCCGGCGGCATCGAGACGGTCGCGACCGTCCTCGCCCTGTACCACCGGATGGCGCCGCCGACCATCAACATCGAGGAGATGGACGAGGACATCGACGCGGACGTCGTCCGTGGCGAGCCCCGCCCGCTCCCCGAGGGCTCCATCGCGGCGATCAACAACTCCTTCGGTTTCGGCGGCCACAACGTGGTCCTCGCGCTCCGCTCGGTCTGA
- a CDS encoding outer membrane protein assembly factor BamB family protein: MSFVSVAKAVAIGLGGLLLGWGVLFIFLNMGGRSYCPGGACATGKDAALGLTITFLIVGLIALITALAVAANTESWRKRSRFAFATTGLVVGLLPGWLWHDSLIGQRVRLDWHAPTDRPEAVRGVGNWSVGSTVVRARTDGLTAYAGRDGQVRWELTAPVRESVCAMSARTSKGTGLVAFSGYLKPCTTLTLVNLSTGKSVWQQKTKGDESFPTATDGRVALADGTAVVLEEEAVRGLDAENGKQRWKRPVPRDCQAVTVEASAARLLLVEQCRKGRVGDITMRLTSLDAATGKQRWSSPLPVKSGYSSLYTLSVEPPVIALKERDERGTAAVLSFDDTGRARATVPFSGRTETLAIGNGGFKARPALTALVVGDTLVTAAKDRGDNVYVRRVSGYSLADGRPLWSKKYGSGKGYRDEVEALAVRPRGRLAVLTKTFTDGTIRPLDPRTGRQAGDIEPVSGRDDLVGRGGAELLPDADRGYVVVNQDGTDDAPPAWGASR, translated from the coding sequence GTGAGTTTCGTCAGCGTGGCCAAGGCGGTCGCGATCGGCCTGGGAGGATTGCTGCTCGGCTGGGGCGTCCTGTTCATCTTCCTCAACATGGGCGGCCGCTCCTACTGCCCCGGCGGCGCCTGCGCGACGGGCAAGGACGCCGCGCTCGGCCTCACCATCACGTTCCTCATCGTCGGCCTCATCGCCCTGATCACCGCGCTCGCCGTCGCGGCGAACACCGAGTCGTGGCGCAAGCGGAGCCGGTTCGCCTTCGCCACGACCGGGCTGGTCGTGGGCCTGCTGCCCGGCTGGCTCTGGCACGACTCGCTCATCGGCCAGCGGGTGCGGCTCGACTGGCACGCGCCGACCGACCGCCCCGAAGCCGTGCGCGGCGTCGGCAATTGGAGCGTCGGCAGCACCGTCGTCCGGGCCCGTACCGACGGCCTCACCGCGTACGCCGGGCGGGACGGCCAGGTGCGGTGGGAGCTGACCGCCCCCGTCCGGGAGTCCGTCTGCGCCATGAGCGCCCGCACCAGCAAGGGCACCGGCCTGGTCGCCTTCAGCGGGTACCTCAAGCCGTGCACGACCCTCACGCTCGTGAACCTCTCCACCGGCAAGAGCGTGTGGCAGCAGAAGACCAAGGGTGACGAGTCGTTCCCGACCGCGACGGACGGGCGGGTCGCCCTCGCCGACGGCACGGCCGTCGTCCTGGAGGAGGAAGCCGTGCGCGGCCTCGACGCGGAGAACGGCAAGCAGCGGTGGAAGCGCCCGGTGCCGCGCGACTGCCAGGCCGTGACCGTCGAAGCCTCCGCGGCCCGGCTGCTGCTCGTCGAGCAGTGCCGCAAGGGCCGCGTCGGCGACATCACCATGCGGCTGACCTCGCTGGACGCCGCTACGGGCAAGCAGCGGTGGAGCAGCCCGCTGCCCGTGAAGTCGGGCTACTCGTCGCTGTACACGCTGTCGGTCGAGCCGCCCGTCATCGCGCTCAAGGAGAGGGACGAGCGCGGCACCGCCGCCGTGCTGTCCTTCGACGACACCGGCCGTGCCCGGGCGACCGTCCCGTTCTCCGGCCGGACGGAGACCCTGGCCATCGGCAACGGCGGTTTCAAGGCCAGGCCCGCGCTGACCGCCCTCGTCGTCGGCGACACCCTCGTCACGGCGGCGAAGGACCGGGGTGACAACGTCTACGTGCGGCGGGTCAGTGGCTACTCCCTCGCCGACGGCCGCCCGCTGTGGAGCAAGAAGTACGGCTCGGGCAAGGGGTACAGGGACGAGGTCGAGGCGCTCGCGGTGCGGCCCCGCGGACGGCTGGCCGTCCTGACGAAGACCTTCACCGACGGCACCATCCGCCCCCTCGACCCCCGTACCGGACGCCAGGCCGGGGACATCGAGCCGGTCAGCGGACGGGACGACCTGGTGGGAAGGGGCGGGGCGGAGCTGCTGCCCGACGCCGACCGGGGCTACGTCGTCGTCAACCAGGACGGCACCGACGACGCCCCGCCCGCCTGGGGCGCCTCGCGCTGA
- a CDS encoding DUF3145 domain-containing protein, whose product MTTRGVLYVHSAPRALCPHVEWAVGGVLGVRVTLDWIRQPAAPGTWRAEFSWQGQPGTASKLASALRGWHLLRFEVTAEPCAAAEGERYSSTPDLGIFHAVTGIHGDILIPEDRLRAALARAGRGETALEAEVAKLLGKPWDDELEPFRYAGEGAPVRWLHQVV is encoded by the coding sequence GTGACGACACGTGGAGTTCTGTACGTCCACTCCGCGCCCCGCGCGCTGTGCCCGCACGTCGAATGGGCCGTCGGGGGCGTGCTCGGCGTGCGCGTCACCCTCGACTGGATCCGACAACCCGCCGCGCCCGGCACCTGGCGCGCCGAGTTCTCCTGGCAGGGTCAGCCCGGCACCGCCTCCAAGCTCGCCTCCGCGCTGCGCGGCTGGCACCTGCTGCGCTTCGAGGTGACCGCCGAGCCCTGCGCCGCGGCGGAGGGCGAGCGCTACAGCTCCACCCCCGACCTGGGCATCTTCCACGCCGTCACCGGCATCCACGGCGACATCCTGATCCCCGAGGACCGGTTGCGGGCGGCGCTCGCCCGCGCGGGACGGGGTGAGACCGCGCTGGAGGCCGAGGTGGCGAAGCTGCTCGGCAAGCCCTGGGACGACGAGCTGGAACCTTTCCGCTACGCGGGCGAGGGCGCTCCCGTCCGGTGGCTGCACCAGGTGGTCTGA
- a CDS encoding SGNH/GDSL hydrolase family protein, with protein sequence MRSSTGRRPRMVRAAVAALSAALLVAGCDDGTNSGSAKAAAKPSAAPEPAWNARPASMASLGDSITRGFDACGVLADCPEASWATGSTVNSLAQRLLPYPQTSSWNYARTGARMADLPAQMRSAIARKPQLVTVLLGANDACRKNVADMTPVEQFREDFESSLKELRRSLPKAQVYVAGVPDLKRLWSQGRTNGYAKTVWKLGICPSMLGDSEAVDAAAVARRDQVAQRVAAYNHVLKSACARDKLCRYDTAVSGYAFTGQELSQWDWFHPNKRGQRTLADMAYRTITAR encoded by the coding sequence ATGCGCAGCAGCACGGGGCGGCGGCCCCGGATGGTACGGGCCGCGGTGGCGGCGCTCTCGGCCGCGCTCCTCGTCGCGGGCTGCGACGACGGTACGAACAGTGGCTCGGCCAAGGCGGCCGCGAAGCCCAGCGCCGCACCCGAGCCCGCCTGGAACGCCCGCCCCGCGTCGATGGCCTCGCTCGGCGACTCCATCACCCGGGGCTTCGACGCCTGTGGCGTGCTCGCCGACTGCCCCGAGGCCTCCTGGGCCACTGGCAGCACCGTGAACAGCCTGGCCCAACGGCTGCTGCCGTATCCGCAGACGAGCAGCTGGAACTACGCGAGGACGGGCGCGCGGATGGCGGACCTGCCGGCGCAGATGCGGTCGGCGATAGCGCGGAAGCCGCAGCTTGTGACGGTGCTGCTGGGGGCCAATGACGCCTGCCGCAAGAATGTGGCCGACATGACACCGGTGGAGCAGTTCCGGGAGGACTTCGAGTCCTCGCTCAAGGAGCTCCGCCGTTCCCTGCCCAAGGCCCAGGTGTACGTGGCGGGCGTGCCGGACCTCAAGCGGCTGTGGTCGCAGGGGCGGACGAACGGCTACGCGAAGACGGTCTGGAAGCTGGGGATCTGCCCGTCGATGCTCGGCGACTCCGAGGCGGTGGACGCGGCCGCCGTGGCCCGCCGCGACCAGGTCGCCCAGCGGGTCGCCGCGTACAACCACGTGCTCAAGAGCGCGTGCGCGCGGGACAAGCTGTGCCGCTACGACACCGCGGTCAGCGGCTACGCCTTCACCGGCCAGGAGCTGAGCCAGTGGGACTGGTTCCACCCCAACAAGAGGGGACAGCGGACGCTGGCCGACATGGCGTACCGCACGATCACCGCGCGGTGA
- a CDS encoding glycoside hydrolase family 3 protein, translating into MPDDPVDVLDLDTKARLLSGQDMWSLPAVPRIGLRSIVMSDGPVGVRGVRWTADDPSLALPSPTALAATWDPALARRVGRLLAAEARRKGVHVLLAPTVNLHRSPLGGRHFEAYSEDPYLTARIGTGYVRGVQDGGVAAVVKHFVANDAETERFTVNNKVSARALRELYLAPFEAIVKDARPWGVMAAYNQVNGVTMTEHGHLQNDVLRGEWGFDGIVVSDWLAARDTVRAALGGLDVAMPGPVTVYGPALAAAVRAGDVPESVVDDAVRRVLRLADRVGALGEATRARPSAPDGRALAREVAARSFVLVRNAPVRGAPALPLDPAPGLRVALLGGAARDARILGGGSAQVFPARVVSPLDGLRAALPEGAVTYAVGAEPGDELLPAGAGFTLRAVCRDAAGRMLGEERMPSGMVQWLGDLPAGVGYEALRTVELTGTFTPRESGPHVFGTKGVGAFRLVVGGRTLFDGEQGADHADPFEAFLGSPVERGRVVLAAGTAVEVSLTCVVAEPDGAPIEAVGFCLLHREPERDAEELLAEAVAVAASADAAVVVVATTERVESEGFDRTTLALPGRQDELVARVAAVNPRTVVVVNSGSPVELPWRDDVAAVLLGWFPGQEAGGALADVLLGGREPGGRLPTTWPVRLADAPVTRVAPVGGELAYAEGLFIGYRAWEKVRATPAYAFGHGLGYTDWSYETLDMGGTGTARVRVRNTGSRPGREVVQVYLAVPPGDRAGRPVRRLAGFASVEAGPGETVEAVVALDPRAFEVWDDEAAGWRRIPGTYTAEAGRSIADRRLTAPVEVA; encoded by the coding sequence ATGCCCGACGACCCGGTCGACGTACTCGACCTCGACACCAAGGCCCGGCTCCTGTCCGGGCAGGACATGTGGTCCCTGCCCGCCGTCCCCCGTATCGGGCTGCGTTCGATCGTCATGTCCGACGGGCCCGTCGGCGTGCGGGGCGTCCGCTGGACCGCCGACGATCCTTCGCTCGCGCTGCCCAGCCCCACCGCGCTCGCCGCCACCTGGGACCCGGCGCTCGCCCGTCGCGTGGGCCGACTCCTCGCGGCGGAGGCGCGGCGCAAGGGCGTGCACGTGCTGCTCGCGCCGACCGTCAATCTGCACCGGTCCCCGCTCGGGGGCCGGCACTTCGAGGCGTACAGCGAGGATCCTTACCTCACGGCGCGCATCGGCACCGGCTATGTGCGGGGCGTGCAGGACGGCGGGGTCGCCGCCGTGGTGAAGCACTTCGTGGCCAATGACGCCGAGACCGAGCGGTTCACCGTGAACAACAAGGTTTCCGCCCGCGCCCTGCGCGAGCTGTATCTGGCCCCCTTCGAGGCCATCGTCAAAGACGCCCGGCCGTGGGGCGTCATGGCCGCGTACAACCAGGTCAACGGCGTGACCATGACCGAGCACGGCCACCTCCAGAACGACGTCCTGCGCGGGGAGTGGGGCTTCGACGGCATCGTCGTCTCCGACTGGCTCGCCGCCCGCGACACCGTGCGTGCCGCGCTCGGCGGGCTCGATGTGGCGATGCCGGGGCCGGTGACGGTCTACGGTCCGGCGCTCGCCGCCGCCGTGCGGGCCGGGGACGTGCCCGAGTCGGTGGTCGACGACGCCGTGCGCCGCGTGCTGCGGCTCGCCGACCGGGTCGGCGCCCTGGGCGAGGCGACCCGGGCGCGCCCGTCCGCCCCGGACGGCCGCGCCCTCGCCCGCGAAGTCGCCGCCCGCTCCTTCGTGCTCGTACGCAACGCGCCCGTCCGCGGCGCCCCCGCCCTGCCCCTCGATCCCGCGCCGGGCCTCCGGGTCGCGCTTCTCGGCGGCGCCGCCCGTGATGCCCGCATCCTCGGCGGCGGCTCCGCGCAGGTCTTCCCCGCACGGGTCGTCTCGCCGCTGGACGGGCTGCGTGCCGCGCTTCCCGAGGGCGCGGTCACCTACGCCGTCGGCGCCGAACCCGGCGACGAACTCCTTCCCGCAGGTGCGGGGTTCACGCTGCGGGCCGTGTGCCGGGATGCCGCCGGGCGGATGCTGGGGGAGGAGCGCATGCCCAGTGGCATGGTGCAGTGGCTCGGTGATCTGCCCGCCGGGGTCGGTTACGAGGCCCTGCGCACCGTCGAGCTGACCGGCACGTTCACCCCGCGCGAGAGCGGTCCGCACGTCTTCGGCACGAAGGGGGTCGGTGCCTTCCGGCTCGTTGTCGGCGGGCGGACGCTCTTCGACGGGGAGCAGGGCGCCGACCACGCCGATCCCTTCGAGGCCTTCCTCGGCTCGCCCGTGGAACGCGGCCGGGTCGTACTCGCAGCAGGCACGGCCGTCGAGGTCTCCCTCACCTGCGTCGTCGCCGAACCGGACGGCGCACCCATCGAGGCCGTCGGCTTCTGCCTGCTGCACCGCGAACCCGAGCGCGACGCGGAGGAACTGCTGGCCGAGGCGGTCGCCGTCGCGGCCTCGGCGGACGCCGCCGTCGTCGTGGTCGCCACCACCGAGCGCGTCGAGAGCGAAGGCTTCGACCGCACCACCCTCGCCCTCCCCGGCCGCCAGGACGAGCTCGTCGCCCGGGTGGCCGCCGTCAACCCCCGCACCGTCGTGGTCGTCAACTCCGGCTCACCCGTGGAGCTGCCGTGGCGCGACGACGTCGCCGCCGTGCTGCTCGGATGGTTCCCCGGGCAGGAGGCGGGCGGGGCCCTGGCGGACGTGCTCCTGGGCGGGCGCGAGCCCGGCGGCCGTCTTCCCACCACCTGGCCGGTACGGCTCGCGGACGCGCCCGTGACGCGGGTCGCCCCGGTGGGCGGCGAACTCGCTTATGCGGAAGGGCTGTTCATCGGCTACCGTGCGTGGGAGAAGGTGCGGGCGACCCCCGCGTACGCCTTCGGCCACGGCCTCGGTTACACCGACTGGTCGTACGAGACCCTCGACATGGGCGGCACAGGAACAGCGCGTGTTCGCGTACGCAACACCGGCAGCCGCCCCGGCCGCGAGGTCGTCCAGGTCTATCTGGCCGTCCCGCCCGGTGACAGGGCCGGGCGTCCGGTCCGGCGGCTGGCCGGCTTCGCCTCCGTCGAGGCGGGGCCCGGCGAGACGGTCGAGGCGGTCGTCGCGCTGGACCCCCGGGCCTTCGAGGTCTGGGACGACGAGGCGGCCGGCTGGCGTCGGATCCCCGGCACCTACACCGCCGAGGCCGGCCGCAGCATCGCCGACCGCCGGCTGACCGCACCGGTCGAAGTGGCATGA
- a CDS encoding DUF6355 family natural product biosynthesis protein, with translation MNVRRSLTAAVGAVALTLGLASAASATPAALNPCGFYETGSDAFYNHCTGDGSRVVIKVDVAWGPDHERCVAPGTVWLGSADKINGAHYVGRTC, from the coding sequence GTGAACGTTCGCCGCTCCCTGACCGCCGCCGTCGGCGCCGTGGCTCTCACCCTCGGCCTGGCCTCGGCGGCCTCCGCCACTCCCGCGGCTCTGAACCCCTGCGGGTTCTACGAGACGGGGAGTGACGCGTTCTACAACCACTGCACCGGTGACGGCTCGCGCGTCGTCATCAAGGTCGATGTGGCCTGGGGCCCCGACCACGAGCGCTGCGTCGCTCCCGGCACCGTCTGGCTGGGGTCCGCCGACAAGATCAACGGCGCGCACTACGTGGGGCGCACCTGCTGA